In Triticum urartu cultivar G1812 chromosome 6, Tu2.1, whole genome shotgun sequence, the following proteins share a genomic window:
- the LOC125516630 gene encoding protein FAR-RED IMPAIRED RESPONSE 1-like, whose amino-acid sequence MAADLNVTPSARSSSDKMNPAEILAAVQELEEEGDYDGDDYGEDNETSSLNMGEPAEENYMSLDESYSGNRHGDDDDDMDIDDSFAKSALRMDENGDFVRNIVDDESDNSHVHASHDDSSCKGDVDGPSRKDEHVGDDMFNFDTGFDEYQQESLDMHWKVMRKMLRSLGEAYIFYNQYAYERGFSIRKDSLKYSKGPEGTKRLRKYLCARAGKRQAKLCTMEGRTRRLRGETRCFCDAHITLKLDKERDVWYVSSFSDDHSHVLARPDEDTFLRSHNQRKEYEKAEILTMGGAGIRKHMIYDTLVSRYGSYATARFGRKKLYNMCYREKMKLLAQGDADTAIGIMRTRRERDPNFFFEHTVDDEGRLKNLFWCDSQSRRDYVDYGDVTVFDSTYRMNRYGMPFIPFVGLNNHCCTTVFGCALVCDETEDTYVLLLETFLRAHCQKKPRSVITDGDAAMIKAIRKEDMKKARELEVLERLRGVDTHRFILTWKENRDIRFTVDNTPGAGDRARYNELTILSAEATHKVVNKPFLFDKLKVALRDIIDNDYTQEDEPGAEKKFVNDDAFEPNEDHVLVRDPTKVNTKGAPKQNVKGRYKDGPDVTKNGRPKAFDEKSKRQCGQCGLTGHYKSMCPQNPKYDFRTLLDFRSMEDCSSFD is encoded by the exons ATGGCGGCCGACCT CAACGTCACGCCGTCAGCGCGTTCGTCATCGGACAAAATGAATCCAGCTGAAATCCTCGCCGCCGTGCAAGAG TTAGAGGAGGAGGGCGATTATGATGGCGATGATTACGGCGAGGACAACGAAACCTCGTCACTGAATATGGGTGAACCTGCTGAGGAGAACTACATGAGTTTGGATGAATCTTATAGTGGCAAT CGACatggcgatgatgatgatgatatggaTATAGATGATTCATTTGCTAAAAGTGCACTACGG ATGGACGAGAACGGGGACTTTGTGAGGAATATTGTAGACGATGAAAGTGACAACTCGCATGTTCATGCATCTCATGATGACAGCTCCTGCAAA GGAGATGTAGATGGTCCAAGCAGGAAGGATGAGCATGTTGGTGATGATATGTTTAATTTTGACACCGGATTTGATGAATATCAGCAAGAATCATTGGACATGCATTGGAAGGTGATGAGGAAGATGTTGAGGTCACTAGGAGAGGCTTACATTTTCTATAACCAGTATGCTTACGAGCGTGGTTTCAGCATAAGAAAGGACTCGCTGAAATATTCGAAAGGTCCTGAGGGAACTAAGCGCTTGAGAAAGTATCTGTGTGCGAGAGCTGGGAAACGACAGGCAAAACTATGTACAATGGAAGGCAGGACCCGCAGGCTCAGAGGGGAGACTCGTTGCTTCTGCGATGCGCATATAACTTTGAAACTTGATAAAGAGCGTGACGTTTGGTATGTCAGCAGTTTCAGTGATGATCATAGTCATGTTCTAGCTAGACCGGATGAAGACACCTTTCTTCGGTCTCATAATCAGAGAAAAGAATATGAGAAAGCTGAGATCTTAACTATGGGAGGTGCTGGAATCAGGAAACATATGATTTATGATACTCTCGTCAGTAGGTACGGGTCATATGCAACGGCTCGTTTTGGGAGGAAGAAGCTTTATAACATGTGTTATAGAGAAAAAATGAAGTTGCTTGCACAAGGTGATGCAGACACTGCCATTGGGATCATGAGGACCAGAAGAGAGAGGGATCCAAATTTCTTCTTTGAGCACACCGTCGATGATGAAGGAAGGCTGAAAAACCTATTCTGGTGTGATTCTCAATCACGTCGAGACTATGTTGACTACGGTGATGTGACCGTCTTCGACAGCACATACCGGATGAATAGGTATGGCATGCCATTTATACCTTTTGTCGGTTTGAACAACCACTGTTGCACCACGGTATTTGGTTGTGCTCTTGTGTGTGACGAGACGGAAGATACATATGTATTGCTTCTTGAGACGTTTTTGAGGGCTCACTGTCAGAAGAAGCCTAGATCAGTGATTACTGATGGAGATGCGGCTATGATTAAGGCCATCAGAAAG GAAGATATGAAGAAGGCACGGGAGCTTGAGGTCCTTGAGAGACTGAGAGGAGTAGACACTCACAGATTCATACTGACATGGAAGGAAAATAGGGATATCAGATTCACTGTGGACAACACCCCAG GTGCAGGGGACAGAGCTAGATACAACGAGTTGACTATCTTATCTGCCGAAGCAACTCATAAAGTAGTCAATAAACCATTTTTATTCGACAAGTTGAAGGTGGCTCTGAGGGACATAATAGATAATGATTACACTCAGGAGGATGAGCCTGGTGCGGAGAAAAAGTTTGTGAACGACGATGCATTTGAGCCTAatgaagatcatgttcttgtTCGTGATCCCACAAAAGTTAACACCAAAGGTGCACCAAAACAGAATGTTAAAGGCCGCTATAAGGATGGTCCTGATGTGACTAAAAATGGGCGACCTAAAGCTTTTGATGAGAAAAGCAAACGTCAATGTGGCCAGTGCGGTCTTACTGGTCATTATAAGTCCATGTGCCCTCAAAATCCTAAGTACGATTTTC gaactttgcttgatttcaggaGTATGGAAGATTGCTCATCCTTTGATTGA